A stretch of the Teretinema zuelzerae genome encodes the following:
- a CDS encoding glutathione peroxidase, whose protein sequence is MSVYDFSVKKANGASVNLADYKGKVLLIVNTATKCGLAPQLRGLEELHKKYAEKGLAVLGFPCSQFAGQELDDADEIHAVCQMNYGVTFQIFDKIDVNGKTAHPLFAYLRKKTGGLFGNSIKWNFTKFLIDAEGKTIQRFAPATVPAKMEQKIAALLG, encoded by the coding sequence ATGAGCGTATACGATTTTTCTGTTAAGAAAGCGAACGGTGCTTCCGTGAATTTAGCGGACTATAAGGGAAAAGTTCTCTTGATTGTTAATACAGCGACTAAATGCGGACTCGCTCCCCAGCTCAGAGGCCTTGAGGAGCTGCATAAGAAATACGCCGAAAAAGGGCTTGCGGTCCTCGGCTTTCCCTGCTCCCAGTTCGCCGGACAGGAGCTAGACGACGCAGACGAAATACATGCCGTATGCCAAATGAACTACGGAGTAACCTTTCAGATTTTCGACAAGATCGATGTGAACGGAAAGACGGCCCATCCCCTGTTCGCATATTTAAGGAAAAAAACCGGCGGACTCTTCGGCAACTCGATTAAATGGAATTTCACCAAATTTCTCATCGACGCGGAGGGGAAAACGATTCAAAGATTCGCGCCCGCGACTGTCCCCGCGAAGATGGAACAGAAGATAGCAGCTCTTCTCGGATGA
- a CDS encoding carbohydrate ABC transporter permease — protein MTSNKINRGYGVFLIPGFALFLLVIGLPFLMSLYISFTKWSGVGRPVFIGAANYIKAATDSVFWASFRNNLLMIFAVTVIPTAIGLLLSVFMFGYASKQFGNKTVAFFRAGYYLPQILPVAIAGIVWGWILNPTHGALNTIFRSLGLDALAMNWLGDPATALPSVMGIMVWFQIGYPLVIFLSALQRVDPQVLEAAEVDGAHWGHKFVINLYMIRPEILVVVLTSTIYALKLFSQIYVLTRGGPGTATIVPSYFAYQNFFEKTNVGYGSAIAMIMTAIIIVLEVAFITRQQKLAGEGEY, from the coding sequence ATGACGAGCAACAAAATAAACCGGGGATACGGAGTTTTCCTCATCCCCGGATTCGCTCTTTTTTTATTGGTGATCGGACTGCCCTTCCTGATGAGTCTGTATATCAGCTTCACCAAGTGGTCGGGAGTCGGCCGGCCCGTGTTCATCGGAGCGGCGAATTATATTAAGGCCGCGACCGATTCCGTATTCTGGGCCTCGTTCAGAAACAATCTCTTGATGATATTCGCCGTCACGGTTATTCCCACCGCGATCGGTTTATTGCTTTCGGTATTCATGTTCGGCTACGCTTCGAAGCAGTTCGGAAATAAAACGGTGGCTTTTTTCCGCGCCGGCTATTATCTTCCGCAGATTCTTCCGGTCGCCATTGCGGGAATCGTGTGGGGATGGATTTTGAATCCGACCCACGGCGCGCTTAACACTATTTTCAGATCTCTGGGGCTCGATGCCCTCGCGATGAACTGGCTCGGAGACCCGGCGACTGCCCTGCCTTCGGTCATGGGCATCATGGTGTGGTTCCAGATCGGCTATCCGCTGGTCATCTTCCTTTCCGCCCTCCAGCGGGTAGATCCCCAAGTGCTGGAAGCCGCCGAGGTGGACGGCGCGCACTGGGGCCATAAATTCGTCATCAATCTCTACATGATACGGCCGGAGATACTCGTCGTCGTGCTTACCTCGACCATCTACGCGCTCAAGCTGTTCTCCCAGATATACGTGCTGACCCGGGGAGGTCCGGGAACCGCGACCATCGTACCCTCCTACTTCGCGTACCAGAACTTTTTCGAAAAAACCAACGTGGGCTACGGATCGGCGATCGCGATGATCATGACGGCGATCATCATCGTCCTGGAAGTCGCCTTCATTACCCGCCAGCAGAAGCTCGCCGGCGAAGGGGAATACTGA
- a CDS encoding methyl-accepting chemotaxis protein, with translation MKDKKVAPSRLALKVSLISVGMIFVVYVFMQILGYFRDNAVLGIASVSDLPGYVFNFILFYVVPPAVVFGLVLYFAARPFESALNRLRSDSSLGEEETERLRVSLLRFSWIVLFLNLFGFAMGYAILVLIEDGIGGFTSPFRLIILVSNIAGAAMYASAQSALHDICFGELRDRLGITGLGNRKRAMRSTSKQVLHVAIVAVYAATYLQFNMHGLIAYQDLSFQALRSEASGEARAEDVLRAGIVKAVPGVTARKSFTPQDVPLPWDALADYETRETAVFLLTAFFLAVVCILVQGARSLEMKGQISALNERLLDVIEGGGDLTKRLSLRSMDEFGQLADSVNRLMDRFRSLIYRIGAAAAETREAAQSIDSVMKGSETATMNVIESVVSLSSSIDKQATESRILKDSLESLRAAARAVAGAVDSQRRFTDETASAMEEMSANIRSVESMTHRSGAVTSDLAAKGNSGNSSVHEAAKAIKDIEKSAADVLKVLGSLSRIAGDTNLLAMNAAIEAAHAGTSGAGFAVVAGEVRSLAASAAKETKKIKDLVLEMDGRVHKGVASSEATSQAFLSLSGGIAEAASISAEIASAMKEQSAGTSSVESSINQVQENSRIVRERMEIQERETTLMASGLEETLSRFSSIASSAKAQADAMQGLQQAFSAVRREVDRNLDASGALEKELLGYKV, from the coding sequence ATGAAAGATAAAAAAGTCGCCCCCTCGAGACTCGCCCTGAAGGTGAGCCTCATTTCCGTAGGAATGATTTTCGTCGTGTATGTTTTCATGCAGATATTGGGCTATTTCCGGGACAACGCGGTATTGGGAATCGCTTCGGTTTCTGATTTGCCGGGCTATGTTTTCAATTTTATTCTGTTCTACGTAGTCCCTCCCGCTGTAGTATTCGGCCTGGTGCTGTATTTCGCCGCGCGGCCCTTCGAGTCGGCCCTGAACCGGCTCAGAAGCGATTCTTCTCTCGGGGAAGAGGAAACCGAACGACTCCGCGTATCCCTGCTCCGCTTTTCCTGGATCGTGTTATTCCTGAACCTTTTCGGCTTCGCCATGGGATACGCCATCCTGGTGTTAATCGAAGACGGCATCGGCGGCTTCACTTCTCCGTTCCGGCTGATCATTCTCGTTTCGAATATCGCCGGAGCGGCAATGTACGCGTCGGCGCAGTCGGCTCTGCACGATATCTGCTTCGGCGAATTGCGCGATCGATTGGGCATCACCGGATTGGGAAACAGAAAACGCGCCATGCGCAGCACGTCCAAGCAGGTTCTGCACGTCGCTATCGTCGCGGTGTACGCGGCTACCTATCTTCAGTTCAACATGCATGGATTGATTGCTTACCAGGATCTTTCGTTTCAGGCGCTCCGCTCCGAAGCCTCAGGAGAGGCGAGGGCCGAAGATGTTCTGCGTGCGGGCATCGTAAAGGCTGTGCCCGGCGTAACCGCCAGAAAGAGCTTCACGCCTCAGGATGTTCCGCTGCCGTGGGATGCCCTTGCGGACTACGAAACGAGGGAAACGGCCGTGTTCCTCTTGACCGCCTTTTTTCTCGCCGTAGTATGCATCCTTGTCCAGGGAGCCAGATCCCTCGAAATGAAAGGCCAGATCAGCGCGCTCAACGAGAGGCTTCTTGATGTAATCGAGGGAGGCGGGGATCTTACTAAGCGATTGTCGCTGCGTTCAATGGACGAGTTCGGCCAGCTCGCCGATTCGGTCAACCGCCTGATGGACCGATTCCGATCCCTGATATATCGCATCGGCGCCGCGGCCGCTGAAACCCGCGAGGCCGCCCAATCCATCGATTCAGTTATGAAGGGTTCGGAGACGGCGACGATGAACGTGATTGAATCGGTCGTTTCGCTGAGCTCGTCCATCGACAAGCAGGCGACCGAATCCCGCATTCTCAAAGATTCTCTCGAATCGTTGCGCGCCGCCGCCCGGGCGGTAGCCGGCGCTGTGGATTCTCAGCGCAGGTTCACCGACGAAACAGCCTCCGCGATGGAGGAAATGTCCGCGAACATACGCTCCGTCGAGTCGATGACTCATCGTTCCGGCGCCGTAACGTCCGACTTGGCGGCGAAGGGAAACTCCGGAAACAGTTCCGTTCATGAGGCGGCGAAGGCGATTAAGGATATCGAAAAGTCCGCGGCCGACGTATTGAAAGTGCTCGGCTCGCTTTCCAGAATCGCGGGAGACACGAATCTGCTGGCGATGAACGCGGCGATTGAAGCGGCTCACGCCGGAACAAGCGGAGCGGGGTTCGCGGTCGTCGCCGGAGAGGTTCGTTCATTGGCAGCCTCCGCCGCGAAAGAAACGAAAAAGATCAAAGATTTGGTATTGGAGATGGACGGGCGTGTTCACAAGGGCGTCGCTTCTTCGGAGGCGACTTCTCAGGCCTTTCTTTCCCTGTCCGGCGGAATAGCGGAAGCCGCTTCCATTTCCGCCGAAATAGCCTCCGCCATGAAAGAGCAGTCGGCGGGCACCAGCAGCGTCGAATCGTCGATTAATCAGGTGCAGGAAAACTCGCGAATCGTCCGCGAAAGGATGGAAATACAGGAACGAGAAACTACGCTCATGGCGTCCGGATTGGAAGAGACTCTGAGCCGGTTTTCGTCCATCGCGTCTTCCGCTAAGGCCCAGGCCGATGCCATGCAGGGGTTGCAACAGGCTTTCTCGGCCGTCCGCCGCGAGGTCGACCGCAACCTCGACGCAAGCGGCGCCTTGGAAAAGGAGCTGCTCGGATACAAGGTGTAG
- the yicI gene encoding alpha-xylosidase, protein MKFTNGYWLIKEGITAHHAAQAYEAEQDGGELAVFAPVKPTKTRGDTLNATLLTVRLSSPMRDIVRVRISHFEGGLDAGPFFETASDPLFRPEISIDENEARISSGRLEARIAFSDSWLVEWSGSGRPLTFSGTKSTGYMVDPDKKAYMKEELNLSPGEYVYGLGERFGPFVKNGQSVDIWNADGGTASEQAYKNIPFYMTNKGYGVFVNDPGAVSLEVGSEKTSRVQFSVPGEVLDYFMIYGPTPAEVLERYTALVGRPPLLPEWSYGLWLTTSFTTSYDEKTVMSFIDGMAERNIPLSVFHFDCFWMKAFHWTDFIWDAETFPDPAGLIKRIKDKGVRVCLWINPYIAQRSPLFKEGKQNGFLLKKTDGSVWQTDLWQPGMGIVDFTNPEAAAWYAEKLEALLALGVDAFKTDFGERIPTEVRWHDGGDPVKQHNWYAQLYNRTVFELLESKKGEGEACLFARSATAGGQKYPVHWGGDCESTFEAMAESLRGGLSLGLCGFGYWSHDIGGFEGTPRADLFKRWIAFGLLSSHSRLHGSNSYRVPWNIDDESVEVTRRFALLKKRLMPYLHKCARDAHENGIPVMRAMFLAFPDDPACAFLDRQYMLGPDILVAPVFNPEGLAEYYLPEGNWTHLIDGRIIRGGRWIRESYDFMSIPVWALDGSEASLIAR, encoded by the coding sequence ATGAAATTCACCAACGGATACTGGCTTATTAAAGAAGGAATCACCGCTCACCACGCAGCGCAGGCCTACGAGGCCGAACAGGACGGCGGCGAACTTGCCGTGTTCGCCCCGGTCAAACCGACGAAGACGCGGGGAGATACGCTCAACGCGACGCTGTTGACCGTAAGGCTTTCAAGCCCGATGAGGGACATCGTCCGCGTGAGAATTTCCCATTTCGAAGGCGGCCTTGATGCCGGACCCTTTTTCGAAACCGCATCCGATCCGCTCTTCCGACCCGAGATTTCAATCGACGAGAACGAAGCCCGCATTTCGTCGGGCAGGCTGGAGGCGCGCATCGCCTTTTCCGATTCCTGGCTCGTGGAATGGAGCGGAAGCGGCCGGCCCCTCACCTTCAGCGGAACGAAATCGACAGGCTATATGGTCGACCCGGATAAAAAAGCGTATATGAAGGAAGAGCTCAACCTTTCCCCCGGAGAATACGTCTACGGTTTGGGAGAACGCTTCGGACCCTTCGTCAAGAACGGGCAGAGCGTCGATATATGGAACGCGGACGGCGGAACGGCCAGCGAGCAGGCCTACAAGAATATTCCCTTTTATATGACGAACAAGGGATACGGCGTGTTCGTCAACGATCCCGGGGCGGTGTCCCTGGAAGTCGGCAGCGAAAAAACCTCGCGCGTCCAGTTCAGCGTTCCCGGAGAAGTCCTGGATTACTTCATGATCTACGGTCCGACCCCGGCCGAAGTCCTTGAACGCTATACGGCGCTCGTCGGAAGGCCCCCGCTCCTTCCCGAATGGTCCTACGGCCTGTGGCTCACCACGTCGTTCACCACTTCCTACGACGAGAAAACGGTCATGTCCTTCATCGACGGGATGGCGGAGCGGAACATACCCTTGAGCGTCTTTCATTTCGACTGTTTCTGGATGAAGGCCTTCCATTGGACCGATTTCATCTGGGACGCCGAAACCTTCCCCGATCCGGCGGGGCTTATCAAACGCATCAAGGATAAGGGAGTCCGCGTATGCTTGTGGATCAATCCCTACATCGCGCAGCGCTCTCCGCTTTTCAAGGAAGGAAAACAAAACGGCTTCCTTTTGAAAAAAACCGACGGCTCGGTATGGCAGACAGACCTCTGGCAGCCCGGCATGGGCATCGTCGACTTCACGAATCCCGAGGCCGCTGCCTGGTACGCGGAGAAGCTCGAAGCGCTGCTCGCACTCGGCGTCGACGCCTTTAAAACAGATTTCGGCGAACGCATTCCGACAGAGGTCCGCTGGCACGACGGCGGAGACCCGGTCAAGCAGCACAACTGGTACGCGCAGCTCTACAACCGCACGGTGTTCGAGCTGCTGGAATCGAAAAAGGGAGAAGGAGAGGCCTGCCTGTTCGCCCGTTCGGCGACCGCGGGAGGCCAGAAATATCCGGTTCACTGGGGCGGCGACTGCGAATCGACCTTCGAAGCGATGGCTGAAAGCCTCCGCGGAGGATTGTCTCTGGGGCTGTGCGGCTTCGGATACTGGAGCCATGATATCGGCGGATTCGAGGGAACTCCCCGCGCGGATCTCTTTAAGCGATGGATCGCGTTCGGCCTGCTCTCCTCCCACAGCAGGCTTCACGGCAGCAATTCCTACCGCGTGCCCTGGAACATAGACGATGAATCGGTAGAGGTAACGCGCCGCTTCGCGCTATTGAAAAAGCGGCTCATGCCCTATTTGCACAAATGCGCCCGCGACGCGCATGAAAACGGGATTCCGGTCATGCGGGCGATGTTCCTAGCCTTCCCGGACGACCCTGCGTGCGCGTTCCTGGACCGGCAGTACATGCTGGGGCCTGATATCCTGGTGGCTCCGGTCTTTAATCCGGAAGGCCTCGCCGAATATTATCTCCCCGAGGGAAACTGGACTCACCTCATAGACGGCAGAATCATACGAGGCGGTCGATGGATACGGGAGTCGTACGATTTCATGAGCATCCCTGTTTGGGCCTTGGATGGTTCGGAGGCGTCGCTGATTGCGAGGTAA
- a CDS encoding MarR family winged helix-turn-helix transcriptional regulator, protein MYEELKLDNQLCFPLYSCAKGVVGKYKPFLDELDLTYTQYIALLVLWEKRKTNVKTLGEALSLDSGTLTPLLKKLQEKGLISRERDPEDERNLTVSLTPEGEKLELKAREIPSRISRCIDLSKEDSIALYGILRKLMAKL, encoded by the coding sequence ATGTACGAAGAATTAAAGCTCGACAACCAATTATGCTTTCCCCTGTACTCCTGCGCGAAAGGCGTGGTAGGCAAATACAAGCCGTTTCTCGACGAACTGGATTTAACCTACACCCAATACATCGCCCTGCTGGTGCTGTGGGAAAAACGGAAGACTAACGTGAAAACCCTGGGAGAGGCTCTGTCCCTCGATTCGGGAACGCTTACGCCTCTTTTAAAGAAACTTCAGGAGAAGGGATTGATCTCAAGGGAGCGCGATCCGGAAGACGAGAGAAACCTGACCGTAAGCTTGACCCCCGAGGGCGAGAAGCTGGAACTTAAAGCCAGGGAGATTCCTTCCAGAATTTCCCGGTGCATAGACCTCTCTAAGGAAGACTCCATCGCCCTGTACGGAATCCTCAGAAAGCTGATGGCGAAACTGTAG
- a CDS encoding ABC transporter substrate-binding protein has translation MTKKDRAVKTVAAVAMTALLAAVPAFAGGQKEAAQREFKIWHYESDAGAMGVAWAEAMKQFQAKHPDVKIVYENKGFEQIRQTAQMILNSDEAPDVMEYNKGNATAGMLSKQGLLTDLTAEAAARGWDKILSPSLQTTCRYSPDGVMGSGKWYGVTNYGEYVMAYYNEDLFAKNGLAIPKTFAELENVLAKFAGAGITPIVLSGAEYPSQHLYYELALSKADRKMINAYQLYQGDFNFNNPAFSWAADKMVEWLDKGYIGKEAVSMKAEDMGVAFTNGQAPIMVSGSWWYGRFMTEISSFKWSIGLFPGNKMSPGSSGNIWVVPQKSKNKDLAYDFISITLQPDIQALLGNAGGIPVNADLAKITDPKVKDLIAKFNTLNAEDGLAFYPDWPAAGFYDLLVSNIQDLLLGKKTTPQFLDSLNKSYKEGR, from the coding sequence ATGACGAAAAAAGACAGGGCAGTGAAAACGGTTGCGGCCGTCGCGATGACGGCGCTTCTCGCCGCGGTTCCGGCGTTCGCCGGAGGGCAGAAGGAAGCCGCTCAGCGGGAGTTCAAAATTTGGCACTACGAAAGCGACGCAGGCGCGATGGGGGTCGCGTGGGCGGAGGCGATGAAGCAGTTCCAGGCGAAGCATCCCGACGTAAAAATCGTGTACGAGAACAAGGGCTTCGAACAGATCAGGCAAACCGCCCAGATGATCCTCAATTCGGACGAAGCTCCGGACGTGATGGAATACAACAAGGGAAACGCAACCGCCGGAATGCTTTCCAAGCAGGGCCTCCTGACGGATTTGACCGCGGAAGCCGCCGCCCGCGGATGGGACAAAATCTTGAGCCCGAGCCTTCAAACCACCTGCCGCTACAGCCCGGACGGCGTAATGGGTTCAGGCAAGTGGTACGGAGTCACCAATTACGGCGAATACGTCATGGCGTACTATAACGAGGATCTGTTCGCGAAGAACGGGCTCGCGATACCGAAAACCTTTGCCGAACTAGAGAACGTTTTGGCAAAATTCGCGGGCGCAGGAATCACCCCGATAGTCCTTTCGGGAGCGGAGTATCCTTCCCAGCACTTGTACTATGAGCTTGCCCTTTCGAAGGCCGACCGCAAAATGATTAACGCGTATCAGCTGTACCAGGGCGACTTCAATTTCAATAACCCCGCTTTCTCCTGGGCCGCCGACAAAATGGTCGAATGGCTTGACAAGGGCTACATCGGAAAAGAAGCAGTGAGCATGAAGGCAGAAGACATGGGCGTTGCGTTCACCAACGGTCAAGCGCCGATCATGGTTTCAGGATCCTGGTGGTACGGCCGCTTCATGACCGAGATCAGCTCCTTCAAGTGGAGCATCGGACTCTTCCCCGGCAACAAAATGAGCCCCGGATCGTCCGGCAACATCTGGGTCGTGCCCCAGAAGTCGAAAAACAAGGACCTCGCCTACGATTTCATCAGCATCACGCTGCAGCCGGACATCCAGGCCCTCCTCGGAAACGCAGGCGGAATCCCGGTGAACGCGGATCTCGCGAAGATCACCGACCCGAAGGTGAAAGACCTGATCGCCAAGTTCAACACCCTGAACGCGGAAGACGGCCTCGCATTCTATCCCGACTGGCCCGCAGCCGGTTTCTACGACCTGCTGGTTTCGAACATTCAGGATCTCCTGCTCGGCAAGAAAACGACGCCCCAGTTCCTGGATTCCCTGAACAAGTCTTATAAGGAAGGCCGATAA
- a CDS encoding carbohydrate ABC transporter permease — MKTNRMRLHAGRTLSLAALSALLVLMLFPFFIVFINAFKTAGDYAQNGPLAMPETWTAAAIKAFWNRVKFGGKLWNSFYISASVAVLASALSMLNSFALGIGKIKGAVGILILFVVANTLPQEVLVYPLYYLAKSLGIYDRQLAVIIIFTVVQSAFGTYLLSSAYSAFPRELIEAATVDGCSKTELLVNIVAPMSKATISVLFTFFFLWTWNEFFIPLIMLVSNSRQTVPIAISVTQGQHNMDATMASASALLGILPCIVFFILFQRTLSRGITAGAIK; from the coding sequence ATGAAAACGAATCGAATGCGGCTCCATGCCGGAAGAACTCTGTCCCTCGCCGCGCTTTCGGCCCTTCTCGTCCTCATGCTGTTTCCTTTCTTCATCGTGTTCATAAACGCGTTTAAAACCGCCGGAGACTACGCGCAAAACGGCCCGCTCGCCATGCCTGAAACCTGGACGGCCGCGGCGATCAAGGCGTTTTGGAACCGGGTTAAATTCGGCGGAAAACTGTGGAACAGCTTTTACATCAGCGCGTCGGTGGCTGTTCTTGCTTCCGCGCTTTCGATGCTCAATTCGTTCGCGCTGGGCATCGGCAAGATCAAGGGAGCGGTCGGCATTCTCATACTCTTCGTGGTGGCGAATACCCTTCCCCAGGAGGTCCTCGTCTATCCGCTCTATTATCTGGCGAAATCTCTCGGCATCTACGACCGGCAGCTGGCGGTCATCATCATCTTCACGGTAGTCCAGAGCGCTTTCGGAACCTATCTCCTGAGCTCGGCCTACAGCGCCTTCCCCCGGGAGCTCATCGAAGCGGCTACAGTGGACGGATGCTCGAAGACCGAACTGCTCGTCAACATCGTAGCGCCGATGAGCAAGGCGACGATCTCGGTACTCTTCACGTTCTTTTTCCTGTGGACATGGAACGAGTTCTTCATCCCGCTCATCATGCTCGTTTCCAATTCCCGCCAAACGGTCCCCATCGCCATCTCGGTGACGCAGGGCCAGCACAACATGGACGCCACCATGGCGAGCGCGTCCGCCCTCTTGGGGATTCTCCCCTGCATCGTCTTTTTCATTCTCTTTCAAAGAACCTTGTCGCGGGGCATTACCGCAGGAGCGATCAAATGA
- a CDS encoding glutathione peroxidase, with the protein MNIYDLTATAIDGKHIPLSEYRGKALVIVNTASKCGFTPQYESLEQLYKKYRDRGLEILGFPSNDFAGQEPGSNQDVESFCKMNYGVSFKLTEKTSVRGPQAHKVFAFLTKEKPFKGFNANHPIASLLESNLRTNFPHFMEGDSVKWNFTKFLIAPDGTVYERFEPTTDPMEMEADIVKLLEKR; encoded by the coding sequence ATGAACATATACGATTTAACTGCGACAGCAATCGACGGAAAACACATTCCTCTTTCTGAATACAGGGGAAAGGCCCTTGTAATCGTAAACACCGCGAGCAAGTGCGGCTTTACGCCCCAATACGAAAGCCTTGAACAGCTGTATAAAAAATACAGGGACAGAGGTCTGGAAATTCTGGGATTCCCCTCGAACGATTTCGCCGGCCAGGAACCGGGAAGCAATCAGGACGTAGAAAGCTTTTGCAAGATGAACTACGGCGTTTCCTTCAAGCTCACTGAAAAAACGTCCGTGCGCGGCCCGCAAGCTCACAAAGTATTCGCTTTTTTAACGAAAGAGAAACCGTTCAAGGGCTTCAACGCAAATCATCCCATAGCGTCCCTGCTTGAATCCAATCTGCGCACGAATTTTCCGCACTTCATGGAAGGAGACTCGGTAAAGTGGAATTTCACCAAATTCCTGATAGCTCCGGACGGAACGGTGTATGAACGCTTCGAGCCGACTACTGATCCGATGGAAATGGAAGCTGATATTGTGAAGTTGTTGGAAAAACGTTGA
- a CDS encoding alpha-glucosidase, whose amino-acid sequence MKRAWWKEAVVYQIYPRSFMDSNGDGIGDIPGILSRADYLAELGIDVVWLSPVYQSPNADNGYDISDYRAIMTEFGTLDDWKRLLKALHDRNIRLVMDLVVNHSSDEHPWFVESKKSRDGAYADYYIWRDGRGGCACDAEPPNDWQSVFSGPAWKYSAARDQWYLHLFAEKQPDLNWENPVLRREIFDMMRFWLDLGIDGFRMDVINMISKDAALTTFMNGPRVHEFLQEMNAEILSKYDIMTVGETPGVDPALAELYVGENRNELNMVFQFEHMDVDSGPGGKWDIRPWMLTELRAILGKWQRELDGKGWNSLYLNNHDQPRMVSRFGDDSPLWRVKSAKMLATMLHTMQGTPYIYQGEEIGMTNVAFPSIEDYEDVEIRNWVKEERERGALRDNELLKRIHYRGRDNARTPMQWTAGKGAGFTSGTPWLGVNPNYAEINAEAALADPDSIFRYYQKLIALRKRKKELVYAGSFEDLCPRNEFVYAYRRTLKAETFTNAQPESDRSILTILNFSGEAQDIGFLTDHIDNAGDLVLDNRSTDEKKVPLSPATLGPWEARVYLGEGN is encoded by the coding sequence ATGAAACGGGCATGGTGGAAGGAAGCGGTGGTCTATCAGATTTACCCGCGCAGTTTTATGGATTCGAACGGCGACGGCATCGGCGACATACCCGGCATTCTCTCGCGGGCGGACTACCTCGCGGAGCTCGGAATCGACGTCGTCTGGCTTTCGCCCGTGTATCAGTCTCCGAACGCGGACAACGGGTACGACATCAGCGACTATCGGGCAATCATGACCGAATTCGGCACCCTCGACGATTGGAAGCGTCTTTTAAAGGCCCTTCACGACCGGAACATCCGGCTGGTGATGGATCTCGTGGTCAACCATTCCTCCGACGAACATCCCTGGTTCGTCGAATCCAAAAAATCCCGGGACGGCGCGTACGCCGATTACTACATATGGCGCGACGGCCGGGGCGGCTGCGCCTGCGACGCGGAGCCGCCGAACGACTGGCAGTCGGTGTTCTCCGGCCCCGCATGGAAGTATTCGGCCGCCCGCGACCAGTGGTACCTCCACCTGTTCGCGGAAAAACAGCCGGACCTGAACTGGGAAAACCCGGTTCTCCGGCGCGAAATATTCGACATGATGAGGTTCTGGCTCGATCTGGGTATCGATGGTTTCCGAATGGACGTCATCAACATGATTTCCAAGGACGCCGCCCTGACGACCTTCATGAACGGCCCCCGCGTCCACGAATTCCTCCAGGAAATGAACGCCGAGATCCTCTCAAAATACGACATTATGACGGTAGGCGAAACTCCGGGCGTAGATCCCGCGCTCGCCGAGCTCTACGTCGGGGAAAACCGGAACGAGCTCAACATGGTGTTCCAGTTCGAGCATATGGACGTGGACTCGGGCCCCGGAGGAAAGTGGGACATACGCCCCTGGATGCTCACGGAACTCCGCGCCATCCTCGGAAAGTGGCAGCGGGAGCTCGACGGGAAGGGATGGAACAGCCTCTATCTCAACAACCACGACCAGCCCCGGATGGTGTCGCGATTCGGAGACGATTCGCCCCTATGGAGGGTAAAGAGCGCGAAAATGCTCGCGACCATGCTTCACACCATGCAGGGCACGCCGTACATCTACCAGGGCGAAGAGATCGGAATGACCAACGTCGCCTTCCCGAGCATCGAAGATTATGAGGACGTGGAAATCCGCAACTGGGTGAAGGAAGAACGCGAACGCGGAGCTCTCCGCGACAACGAACTGCTCAAAAGAATCCACTACCGGGGACGGGACAACGCCCGTACGCCGATGCAGTGGACGGCGGGAAAAGGAGCGGGATTCACCTCCGGAACACCCTGGCTCGGAGTCAACCCGAACTACGCCGAAATAAACGCAGAAGCGGCTTTAGCCGATCCGGACTCGATCTTCCGCTACTATCAAAAGCTCATCGCGCTCAGAAAGCGGAAAAAAGAGCTCGTCTACGCGGGTTCGTTCGAAGACCTCTGTCCCCGCAATGAATTCGTGTACGCGTACCGGAGAACTCTCAAAGCTGAAACCTTTACAAACGCGCAGCCGGAATCGGACAGAAGCATTCTGACCATCCTCAACTTCTCGGGCGAAGCGCAGGACATCGGCTTTCTAACCGATCACATCGATAACGCGGGAGACCTGGTGCTGGACAATCGTTCAACCGACGAAAAAAAAGTTCCTCTGTCCCCGGCGACGCTCGGCCCATGGGAGGCCCGCGTCTATCTCGGAGAAGGCAACTAA